In Ptychodera flava strain L36383 unplaced genomic scaffold, AS_Pfla_20210202 Scaffold_79__1_contigs__length_559180_pilon, whole genome shotgun sequence, a single genomic region encodes these proteins:
- the LOC139128938 gene encoding receptor-type tyrosine-protein phosphatase T-like, translating into MFSKSNEDLSDLTNTEVQSTNDYLYANEEMLNPHARAVPAPTPVASEESTTKAIPVLAPKPIPKNERTSRTEYKTDKNDKFKPIRVENLADYIRMKKSTCGGNGLKAEYKLLPGEKVGSGEVSLTDLNRQKNRFKNIVAYNHSRVVLQPLDDDPNSDYINASYINGYTKKKAYIATQGPKTTTVNDLWRMIWQERSTSILMATNLKENNKEKCAKYWPDMGEGEIYYGKICVKNVNEELFADSVIRTFFVKKKGDARAREVKHFHFTVWPDMGVPQYPSSVLAFLQRFKYYTLPNAGPIIVHCSAGVGRTGTFITIDSMLEMAEAEGQVDIFNFVRRARHDRMHFVQVPEQYEFIYTAVLEATVCGDTQISAADLRIRLQKLKADDGSGKSGIENEFEGEQLENVQGDCDILCQF; encoded by the exons ATGTTTTCTAAAAGTAACGAGGATTTATCAG ATCTTACAAATACAGAAGTCCAATCAACCAACGATTATCTGTATGCCAACGAAGAAATGCTGAATCCACATGCACGAGCCGTTCCAGCACCGACGCCAGTAGCAAGTGAGGAAAGCACTACCAAAGCGATTCCAGTGCTCGCACCTAAACCTATACCAAAAAATGAACGTACAAGCAGAACAGAATATAAAACTGACAAGAACGATAAGTTTAAGCCAATCAGAGTGGAGAATTTGGCTGATTATATAAGAATGAAGAAATCGACATGTGGAGGAAACGGATTGAAGGCAGAATACAAG CTTTTACCAGGAGAGAAAGTCGGATCTGGTGAAGTGTCTCTGACAGATCTCAATAGACAAAAGAATAGATTCAAAAATATCGTTGCAT ACAATCATTCTCGAGTGGTTTTGCAGCCGTTAGATGACGATCCCAATTCAGACTACATCAACGCATCTTACATCAAT GGTTATACGAAGAAAAAGGCATATATTGCAACTCAAG GTCCGAAGACTACAACGGTGAATGACCTCTGGAGAATGATTTGGCAAGAACGGTCTACGTCCATACTGATGGCTACGAACTTGAAAGAGAACAACAAG GAAAAGTGTGCTAAGTATTGGCCAGATATGGGCGAGGGGGAAATCTATTATGGCAAAATCTGCGTGAAAAATGTGAACGAAGAACTCTTCGCTGACTCAGTCATCAGGACCTTCTTTGTCAAGAAG AAAGGCGACGCCAGGGCACGAGAAGTCAAACATTTCCATTTTACAGTTTGGCCAGACATGGGAGTGCCTCAGTATCCATCTAGTGTGTTAGCATTCCTGCAACGATTCAAATATTACACTCTACCGAATGCCGGCCCTATCATCGTGCATTGTAG TGCTGGAGTTGGACGCACTGGGACTTTTATAACGATTGATTCAATGCTGGAGATGGCTGAAGCGGAGGGACAGGTTGATATATTCAATTTTGTGAGAAGGGCAAGACACGACAGGATGCACTTCGTTCAAGTTCCG GAACAATATGAGTTCATCTACACGGCTGTCTTGGAGGCTACCGTGTGTGGAGATACACAAATATCAGCAGCCGATTTGAGGATAAGACTTCAGAAACTCAAAGCAGACGACGGCAGCGGAAAATCTGGCATCGAAAACGAATTTGAG GGCGAACAACTTGAAAACGTGCAAGGCGATTGTGACATCCTATGTCagttttaa
- the LOC139128934 gene encoding receptor-type tyrosine-protein phosphatase alpha-like, translated as METDEMKSGKYWCDDEPIRFGPFVVKVSATESYNGITERIFRLTYTPKAEKEAPRTITQLQVDWPARKGVPSSDSVMVDLISLVERAQQQSGDNAITVHCRNGIGRSGVFCAIVAVCEKIKVEQMVDVLQAVKTLRNNRPGMVETLIQYQYCYDAVLSYLDSFSAYSNFQC; from the exons ATGGAAACAGATGAAATG AAAAGTGGGAAATATTGGTGTGACGATGAGCCCATCAGATTCGGTCCGTTCGTCGTTAAAGTCAGTGCGACAGAGAGTTACAATGGTATAACAGAACGCATCTTTCGGTTGACGTACACCCCAAAGGCG GAGAAGGAGGCACCACGCACCATCACACAGTTGCAAGTTGACTGGCCGGCCAGAAAGGGAGTACCCTCATCTGACTCAGTTATGGTTGATCTAATCAGTTTAGTAGAACGAGCTCAACAACAATCAGGAGACAACGCTATTACCGTTCACTGCAG GAATGGTATCGGGAGAAGTGGTGTCTTCTGCGCAATCGTCGCGGTTTGTGAGAAAATTAAAGTGGAGCAGATGGTCGACGTGTTACAAGCCGTGAAAACGTTGAGAAATAATCGGCCTGGCATGGTGGAAACGCtg ATTCAATACCAGTACTGCTACGATGCTGTTCTCAGCTACCTGGATTCGTTTTCCGCTTActcaaattttcaatgttaG